A region of the Carya illinoinensis cultivar Pawnee chromosome 16, C.illinoinensisPawnee_v1, whole genome shotgun sequence genome:
GATCGGCTACGTGCCCCTTTTGTAGCAGGGGCTCTAGGAAGTAGCATTATGGTCACAACTCGTAATCAGAGAGTATCATCAATGATGGGAACCATTAAAGTTGAACCTTTTCAGTTGGAGTTGTTGCCAACTGATGCTTGTTTGTCAATATTTTCCCTACATGCATTGGATGCAAAAGACTTTGGTGCACATCCAAACCTTAAAGATATTGGGGAGGAAATTGTTAAAAGGTGTAAAGGCTTGCCTTTGGCTGTAAAAACTGTTGGAGGTGTCTTGCGCGGTACCCAAGACCGCAATGAGTGGGACAAAGTTTTGAAAAGTAAGATATGGGATATACAAGAGAAGAGCAGCGGAATTGTTCCAGCTCTTATGTTAAGTTACCACCATCTACCTTCACATTTGAAGAGGTGCTTTGCTTACTGTTCAATACTACCAAAGGACTATGAATTTAAGGAGAAGGAGGTGGTTCTATTATGGATGGCAGAAGGTTTGATTAATCCAGGACAAGATGAAGAGGAAATGGAAGATTTGGGTAGAGAGTATTTTCGCAATCTGTTGTCAAGGTCATTTTTCCAAAAGTCACGCGGTATATATGaatcaaaatttgtgatgcatgatCTCATCAATGATTTGGCTCAGTCGGTTGCAGGCGATACTTGCTTTAGAATGGAAGATAGGGTTGGAGGCAATAAGCATGATAATATTCCTATAAAGGCACGCCACTCATCTTATTTGGGAAGCCAATATGATGTAACTAAAAGGTTTGAGGTTTTTTCTAAACTCACAAGTTTACGTACATTCTTACCTCTCATGCTACCATATTCAAGCTTTTTGGCTCATCGTGTTCCTTTTGAATTGGTTTCAACATTACGTTGTTTAAGGGTGTTATCTTTCAAGAGCTACTGCATAACGGAGCTACCGGATTCTATTGGTGATTTGAAGCATCTGCGGTACCTTGACCTTTCCAAAACTCGAATTAGACTCCTGTCAGAATCAATAACTAGTCTCTACAACTTGCAAACATTGTTGTTGAAGAAGTGTACTAGGCTAAAGAAATTACCTTCAAAGTTTCGAAACTTGGTCAACCTGCGCCACCTCAACATTGAACGTGCAGAAAGTTTGGAAGGAATGCCTATGCAAATAGGTAAATTAACTTGTCTTCAAACACTGTCTAATCTCGTTCTGGGAAAAGACAATTGCTCTGGAATAAAAGAGCTTGGACCTTTGAAGCATCTTGGAGGGAGACTCTGCATTTCAAGACTAGAGAACGTGATAGAAGCTACAGATGCAAAGGATgctgaattaattaaaaagacaaaaattagTGCTCTGTCGTTGAAATGGAGTCGTCACATTGATGCGTCGAAAGACACGACAAGTGAACTAGAGGTACTAAATGGGCTACAGCCTCACGACGCTTTGAAGGAGCTCCGTATAACTAACTATGGTGGTACAAAATTTCCTAATTGGTTAACACCTCCATCATTTCCCAATATGGTGTCCTTGAGATTAGAAAATTGTTACAAGTGCACATCATTACCTCCATTGGGGAAATATTCGCCATCACTCAAAAATCTTTGGATCGAGGACATGGAGGAGTGTGAGCAGTGGAGTCCTTGTGAAGAATTTCCAAACCTACGTGAGCTTTGCCTTCGTAAGTGTCCGAAGCTATTAGGGAAGTTACCAAACAACCTTCCTTTACTAAACGACGTTGAGATAATTGATTGTGCGCAGTTGGTGGTCTCAATTTCATGCTTTCCAGATAAatgcaaatttaaaattgaCAATTCCAGTGGGGTGGTGTGTGGAAGCAAGGTTACATTCAAATCAATAAAATTCGACAGATCACTTTCACCAATTTCTGATATGGAAGGGCTGGCAGAGTTGGAAGAGTTAACTATTGCTGACTGTGAGGAGCTGACGAATTTGTGGTCAGACAACATGGGATCACTGCCACATGATCTCCCATTTCTGCGTCGTCTCGAAATTTATAATTGTCCCAAACTAGTCTCTTTGGTGGCGGAAGAAGTTGATCAAGAGTATCTCCAACTCATAATCGAATCTATTTATATCTACAATTGCAATGCCTTGGAATCATTACCCAAGTCATTGATGTACAACAACACGTGTCTTCAGGATATTAAACTTGTACGCTGTGATTCGCTAACGCATTTTGCAAGAAGCCATCTGCCTCCAACTTTAAAGAAGCTATATATAGAACAGTGCAAGAGTATGAGGAATTTGGTGGAGGATGATGATAATGATACAAACAACAACAGCACTTTCTGTAGTGGCATCACATCTCTTCTTGAGTTCTTGCAAGTTTACTATTGTCCATCCCTTGAATCCTTAACATCAAGCGGAGAATTACCTGCAACACTTCAAGAGCTCTATATTATGAATTGTCCAAAGCTGGAGTCAGTAGCCAAGAGTTTTCATCATAACTCGTCTCTTACAGATATCACCATCGCCTATTGTGAAAATCTTCAATTGTTGAATGGTGGAGATCAGTTGCTCCTCC
Encoded here:
- the LOC122299150 gene encoding putative disease resistance RPP13-like protein 1, with product MAELLLSAFLDVLFDRLTSPELLKFARREGLRNQLGKWSKTVERIQEVLDDAEEKQQTKQTVKAWLDDLRDLAYDVEDILDEFATEALQRKLMAGESQASASMVRNLVPACCTSLTPSAVTIKFRLGSKIEKISTRFNDLVTQKDQLHLKENSSTRPTKRKIRPSTSVVTEDEIYGREEVKEAVLQLLVSEKHSDASNKVPIVIPIVGMGGIGKTTLAQLVYNDKKVDSFFDFKAWACVSEDFDAATVTKTILQSVTLKNCDGKDLNSLQVELKEKLSGKRFLVILDDVWNDNYEDWDRLRAPFVAGALGSSIMVTTRNQRVSSMMGTIKVEPFQLELLPTDACLSIFSLHALDAKDFGAHPNLKDIGEEIVKRCKGLPLAVKTVGGVLRGTQDRNEWDKVLKSKIWDIQEKSSGIVPALMLSYHHLPSHLKRCFAYCSILPKDYEFKEKEVVLLWMAEGLINPGQDEEEMEDLGREYFRNLLSRSFFQKSRGIYESKFVMHDLINDLAQSVAGDTCFRMEDRVGGNKHDNIPIKARHSSYLGSQYDVTKRFEVFSKLTSLRTFLPLMLPYSSFLAHRVPFELVSTLRCLRVLSFKSYCITELPDSIGDLKHLRYLDLSKTRIRLLSESITSLYNLQTLLLKKCTRLKKLPSKFRNLVNLRHLNIERAESLEGMPMQIGKLTCLQTLSNLVLGKDNCSGIKELGPLKHLGGRLCISRLENVIEATDAKDAELIKKTKISALSLKWSRHIDASKDTTSELEVLNGLQPHDALKELRITNYGGTKFPNWLTPPSFPNMVSLRLENCYKCTSLPPLGKYSPSLKNLWIEDMEECEQWSPCEEFPNLRELCLRKCPKLLGKLPNNLPLLNDVEIIDCAQLVVSISCFPDKCKFKIDNSSGVVCGSKVTFKSIKFDRSLSPISDMEGLAELEELTIADCEELTNLWSDNMGSLPHDLPFLRRLEIYNCPKLVSLVAEEVDQEYLQLIIESIYIYNCNALESLPKSLMYNNTCLQDIKLVRCDSLTHFARSHLPPTLKKLYIEQCKSMRNLVEDDDNDTNNNSTFCSGITSLLEFLQVYYCPSLESLTSSGELPATLQELYIMNCPKLESVAKSFHHNSSLTDITIAYCENLQLLNGGDQLLLLTSLQHLKIWNCPSILSFPKEGFPTNLTTLEIGDIKITQALFDWGLDKFTYLNRLQIGGCQNLVSFPEMTLPASLTSLHISKFSNLEYLSSEGLRKLTSLKDLSIYHCEKLTCFLEDGLPPSLLVLNIFHCQKLMSLPKNGLPPSLLKLRIWDCQKLMSLPKNGLPPSLLELCIHDCQKLMSLPKNGLPPSLQTLAINLCPLLEKHCKKDQRGEWRKIADIPFVLINDTYIYETETEE